In Kordiimonas sp. SCSIO 12610, the following are encoded in one genomic region:
- a CDS encoding SOS response-associated peptidase has product MCGRFMLTSDQAEIAALFGVQTPHMIPERYNIAPTQPVLVIREADTQVFGTRGARELAALEWNFVPEWAKEKNTKPLINARVETIEAKPSFRSSIKRRRCLVPFNGWYEWKSVNGKKQPYFIQKVGANGLNELAAFAGVWSTWHGPDGEFWLETFAIITAEATGPLRATHHRKPLVVKPADYDRWLMPHDPLPPTFLKSFDWEAEGAFHSKPVSTRVNSIRFDDPACLNPPEEEKQPSLF; this is encoded by the coding sequence ATGTGCGGACGGTTCATGTTAACATCTGATCAGGCTGAGATTGCAGCCCTTTTTGGGGTGCAAACCCCGCATATGATCCCTGAACGTTACAATATTGCCCCGACCCAGCCTGTGCTGGTTATCCGTGAAGCGGACACGCAAGTATTCGGCACCCGAGGCGCGCGCGAACTCGCTGCACTTGAATGGAATTTTGTTCCCGAATGGGCGAAGGAAAAAAATACCAAACCCCTTATTAACGCCCGCGTTGAAACCATTGAGGCAAAGCCCTCGTTTCGATCAAGCATAAAGCGACGTCGCTGCCTGGTTCCGTTTAACGGTTGGTATGAATGGAAATCAGTGAACGGTAAAAAGCAGCCTTATTTTATTCAGAAGGTTGGCGCAAATGGTTTGAACGAACTTGCGGCCTTTGCTGGTGTGTGGTCCACATGGCACGGGCCGGACGGCGAATTTTGGCTGGAGACCTTTGCAATTATAACCGCAGAAGCAACAGGCCCTTTGAGGGCAACCCATCACCGGAAGCCCCTGGTGGTAAAGCCCGCGGATTATGACCGCTGGCTCATGCCGCATGACCCGCTGCCCCCAACATTTTTGAAATCATTCGACTGGGAAGCTGAAGGCGCGTTTCATAGCAAACCTGTTAGTACGCGGGTGAACAGTATCAGGTTTGATGACCCTGCATGCCTCAATCCGCCCGAAG
- a CDS encoding endonuclease/exonuclease/phosphatase family protein translates to MNFLKAAVSYSIKALIILSALFVCIAIGEIYVGRDRSDAREITVPATNVKSLKILTYNVGLLEVKLLGFELFKPSDYLEERLQYLPDALKSTDADIIALQELYSDRQAEFVLDALSDIYPYHYHADNTLWRVQNGLMLLSKYPIRNTALIKMDDGPRDERYFASKSIMAAEVVLGPDLTVDIANIHPTGGGTELAQDHPSNITARGNQIQQTYDLLNEGEGLFQSDYKIIMGDFNAGPEIAEENYKLLANYGYVDAYARFANTHDEPLKITWDANNILNRQGAHAGAISQRIDHIFLSPDMASNMSVTNAEVLYESCIVPVQGGDLVPVSDHYGVMVELVLNT, encoded by the coding sequence ATGAATTTTCTTAAAGCTGCTGTAAGTTATAGTATCAAAGCGCTGATTATTTTGTCAGCGCTTTTCGTATGTATCGCTATTGGTGAAATTTATGTTGGGCGCGATCGTTCTGACGCGCGGGAAATCACGGTACCGGCGACCAATGTGAAGTCCTTAAAAATTCTAACCTACAATGTTGGCCTCTTGGAGGTGAAACTCTTGGGCTTTGAGCTGTTCAAACCTTCGGATTATCTGGAGGAACGCCTTCAATATTTGCCTGATGCTCTTAAGAGTACGGATGCGGATATTATTGCCCTTCAGGAACTTTACAGCGACCGACAAGCAGAATTTGTTTTGGATGCGCTTTCGGATATTTACCCCTATCATTACCACGCCGATAATACTCTGTGGCGGGTTCAAAATGGCCTGATGCTTTTATCGAAATATCCAATCCGAAATACCGCCCTTATTAAAATGGATGACGGCCCGCGCGATGAACGCTATTTCGCAAGTAAGTCCATTATGGCGGCAGAGGTTGTTTTGGGGCCTGACCTAACGGTTGATATTGCCAATATTCACCCAACAGGGGGCGGTACTGAATTAGCGCAGGACCACCCGAGCAATATCACGGCGCGGGGTAACCAAATTCAACAGACGTATGACCTGTTAAACGAAGGCGAAGGTCTGTTTCAAAGTGACTATAAGATTATCATGGGTGATTTTAATGCGGGCCCTGAAATCGCCGAAGAAAATTATAAATTACTGGCGAACTATGGATATGTTGATGCCTACGCCAGATTTGCGAATACGCATGATGAGCCGCTTAAGATAACATGGGACGCCAATAATATTTTAAACCGCCAAGGCGCACATGCGGGTGCAATTTCGCAGCGGATTGACCATATTTTCCTGTCGCCCGATATGGCGTCCAATATGTCTGTTACAAATGCAGAGGTATTATACGAGAGCTGTATCGTGCCTGTTCAGGGCGGCGATTTAGTACCTGTTTCCGATCATTATGGTGTGATGGTTGAATTGGTTTTAAATACCTAA
- a CDS encoding NUDIX hydrolase, whose amino-acid sequence MPNDHKHTVPKYPVVGVGAVVFFGDKVLLIKRGKPPKEDEWSLPGGRQEIGERVIDTMVREVFEETSLKVKPGPLLDVIDYIEHSNGQIAFHYTLIDYMAESTSDQPVAASDAKDARFFTLEDALNLPLWSETKRMILLGAEKKGLTLPPLIP is encoded by the coding sequence GTGCCAAATGACCATAAACATACTGTTCCAAAGTACCCTGTTGTCGGGGTTGGCGCTGTCGTTTTCTTTGGAGACAAAGTTTTATTGATCAAACGCGGGAAACCACCGAAAGAAGATGAATGGAGCCTGCCTGGTGGCCGTCAGGAAATCGGTGAACGCGTGATTGATACAATGGTCCGCGAAGTGTTTGAAGAAACTAGCCTGAAGGTCAAACCCGGTCCATTATTGGACGTAATCGACTATATTGAACACAGCAATGGTCAGATAGCATTTCACTATACCTTAATTGACTATATGGCGGAAAGTACAAGCGATCAGCCAGTCGCCGCAAGCGACGCGAAGGACGCTCGCTTTTTCACGCTAGAGGACGCTCTCAACCTTCCCTTATGGTCAGAGACCAAACGCATGATTTTGCTAGGTGCAGAAAAAAAGGGGCTGACACTCCCCCCTTTGATACCATAA
- a CDS encoding long-chain-fatty-acid--CoA ligase, with the protein MLGLMQDWPLLVSKFIDHAAVNHPNREIVGLLPEGGKFKYTYADMAKRSKMCAQALERAGIKLGDRVGTLAWNSHRHAEIWFGASGMGAVTHTINPRLFPEQLIYIMNHAEDKLLFLDITFVPLVEKLVEHLTSIETFVIMVGRDHMPDTTLKGALSYEEFIGAEDGNYDWPQFDENTACSLCYTSGTTGNPKGVLYSHRSNFLHTLVALAGDTLGIGGQSVILPVVPMFHANAWGIPYAAAGCGAKVAFNGPHHDPETLHQLMMDEGVTVTAAVPTVWLGMLKYLQATGKDVGKLTTVTIGGSAAPRSMIQTFQDEYGVRVNHAWGMTETSPLGSLGSENAAVQNLSKEEKLDIQCKQGRSVLGVEMSVKDDDGNDLPRDGESSGGLYVRGPWVIKEYFKGEAGQILDDNNWFDTGDVACIDEYGYMQITDRAKDVIKSGGEWISSIDLENAAVAHPDVAEAAVIGVFHPKWDERPLLVLVMEEGKTTTLEAMNEHLVKHVAKWWLPDDVQFVNELPHTATGKISKKDLRDQFKDYSLPTA; encoded by the coding sequence ATGCTGGGCTTGATGCAGGATTGGCCATTATTGGTTTCAAAGTTTATTGATCATGCAGCGGTTAACCATCCGAACCGGGAAATTGTTGGCCTTTTACCTGAAGGCGGTAAGTTCAAATATACTTATGCTGATATGGCGAAGCGCTCAAAAATGTGCGCTCAGGCGTTAGAGCGAGCTGGCATTAAACTGGGTGACCGGGTTGGAACTTTGGCGTGGAATTCACACCGCCATGCAGAAATTTGGTTCGGTGCATCAGGAATGGGCGCTGTTACACATACAATCAACCCACGTCTTTTCCCTGAGCAACTTATATATATTATGAACCATGCAGAGGATAAGCTTTTATTCCTCGATATTACCTTTGTGCCTTTGGTTGAAAAACTCGTTGAGCATCTGACAAGTATTGAAACATTTGTCATCATGGTTGGCCGCGACCATATGCCGGACACGACCCTAAAGGGTGCGCTTTCATACGAAGAATTTATCGGCGCAGAAGACGGCAATTATGATTGGCCGCAGTTTGATGAAAATACCGCCTGTAGCCTTTGCTACACATCGGGTACAACAGGTAACCCGAAGGGCGTACTGTATTCGCATCGCTCTAACTTCTTGCACACACTTGTGGCCCTTGCCGGTGACACGCTTGGTATTGGTGGTCAGTCGGTTATTTTGCCCGTGGTACCCATGTTCCATGCAAACGCGTGGGGTATCCCGTATGCGGCAGCAGGCTGCGGCGCCAAGGTTGCGTTCAACGGCCCGCATCATGACCCAGAAACCCTGCATCAATTGATGATGGACGAAGGGGTGACCGTGACAGCAGCGGTGCCGACTGTATGGCTTGGAATGCTTAAATATTTGCAGGCAACTGGCAAAGATGTTGGCAAGCTAACGACTGTAACCATTGGTGGCTCTGCGGCGCCGCGCAGCATGATCCAGACCTTCCAGGACGAATACGGTGTTCGTGTGAACCATGCATGGGGTATGACCGAAACCAGCCCGCTTGGGTCGCTTGGTAGTGAAAATGCAGCGGTTCAAAACCTTAGCAAGGAAGAAAAACTGGATATCCAGTGTAAGCAAGGCCGTTCGGTTCTGGGCGTTGAGATGTCTGTTAAGGATGATGACGGTAATGACCTGCCGCGTGACGGTGAAAGCTCTGGTGGGCTTTATGTTCGTGGGCCATGGGTTATCAAAGAGTATTTCAAAGGCGAAGCTGGTCAAATACTGGATGATAATAACTGGTTTGATACGGGTGATGTGGCCTGCATCGATGAATATGGGTACATGCAGATCACTGACCGCGCGAAGGATGTGATCAAATCCGGCGGTGAATGGATTAGTTCGATTGACCTTGAGAATGCGGCTGTTGCCCATCCTGATGTGGCCGAAGCAGCTGTTATTGGTGTTTTCCATCCAAAATGGGATGAACGTCCACTACTTGTTCTAGTGATGGAGGAAGGCAAAACAACCACGCTTGAAGCCATGAATGAGCATCTTGTGAAGCATGTTGCGAAATGGTGGTTACCTGATGACGTTCAGTTTGTGAACGAATTGCCCCATACGGCAACCGGTAAAATATCCAAAAAGGATCTACGGGATCAATTTAAGGACTATTCATTACCAACGGCCTAA
- a CDS encoding DUF1134 domain-containing protein, whose protein sequence is MALFSGFKKPLALILIAFLAACSSSSSTSKPSSSQPRISTPENTYSEESIVDAGAGYLGKGAEVVAKALEGVFKSYGRPNAYITGNEAGGGLIVGLRYGGGDLYHKIEGQRPIHWTGPSIGFDAGADAVKTFALVYNLYDTEEIYTRVGALEGSFYFVGGLGVSVYGKKDVVIAIVRVGVGLRAQASVGYLKFTKKTSYLPF, encoded by the coding sequence GTGGCACTATTTTCAGGATTTAAAAAACCTCTTGCTCTTATCTTAATCGCATTTTTGGCTGCGTGCTCCAGTTCAAGCTCAACAAGCAAACCATCGTCTTCACAGCCCAGAATCAGTACACCGGAAAATACATATTCTGAGGAATCGATTGTTGACGCTGGTGCTGGCTACTTGGGCAAAGGCGCAGAAGTGGTTGCAAAGGCGCTTGAAGGCGTTTTCAAAAGCTATGGACGCCCGAATGCCTACATTACCGGCAATGAAGCTGGCGGCGGTTTGATAGTTGGCCTTCGTTATGGCGGCGGTGACCTGTATCATAAGATCGAGGGACAACGCCCTATCCACTGGACAGGTCCATCCATTGGCTTTGACGCTGGCGCAGACGCTGTAAAAACTTTCGCCCTTGTTTATAACCTCTATGACACCGAAGAAATCTATACGCGTGTCGGCGCGCTTGAAGGATCATTTTATTTCGTAGGTGGCCTCGGGGTTAGCGTATACGGCAAGAAGGATGTTGTAATCGCGATTGTCCGTGTTGGTGTTGGCCTTCGTGCACAGGCATCCGTCGGTTACTTGAAATTCACCAAGAAAACCAGCTATCTGCCATTCTAA
- a CDS encoding Mov34/MPN/PAD-1 family protein, with translation MIRLLKNHLTELENSALTAFPEEACALLLGTWVGENAQITQVCLSDNMSEDDKTTSFEIDPSLYIRLQKQARAGGAEVIGVWHSHPNGMPAPSKTDHMRSIEKNWVWLITSVNGGKAQTKGYLSGSDTPNIFQEISISVVD, from the coding sequence ATGATAAGGCTTTTAAAAAATCACCTCACAGAGCTAGAAAATAGTGCACTGACTGCCTTTCCTGAGGAAGCATGTGCTTTGCTCCTAGGAACTTGGGTTGGTGAAAATGCCCAAATCACTCAGGTTTGCCTCAGTGATAATATGAGCGAAGATGATAAAACAACATCCTTTGAAATTGATCCTTCGCTTTATATTCGGTTGCAGAAGCAAGCGCGGGCGGGCGGCGCTGAGGTGATCGGCGTTTGGCATTCTCACCCTAATGGGATGCCCGCTCCATCTAAAACGGACCATATGCGTTCAATTGAGAAAAACTGGGTGTGGCTTATTACATCGGTCAACGGAGGTAAAGCCCAAACAAAAGGGTACCTGAGTGGATCAGATACCCCAAATATTTTTCAAGAAATAAGTATTTCAGTCGTTGATTAG
- a CDS encoding DUF302 domain-containing protein, with translation MNTVIHTAVKIGLAILLVISVSTQIKAGGDTMDVKSKFSFSETVTKLEEAITSRGLKVIAKVDHAKGAAAAELELRPTLLVLFGHPKAGTPLMQINQRVGLDLPLRVVVWEDSEGSVMLTYREPAFVSDAWELDPVPPQIGGMTKAIAAITAEAAGE, from the coding sequence ATGAACACTGTCATTCACACTGCAGTAAAAATAGGGTTGGCTATTCTACTGGTAATATCAGTATCAACCCAGATAAAAGCAGGTGGTGATACAATGGATGTCAAAAGCAAATTCTCATTCTCTGAAACAGTTACAAAGCTTGAAGAGGCAATAACCTCGCGCGGGCTTAAGGTTATTGCCAAGGTTGATCACGCGAAGGGTGCTGCGGCCGCTGAGCTTGAGCTTCGCCCAACGCTTCTGGTTTTATTCGGCCATCCAAAAGCGGGAACGCCCTTGATGCAGATTAATCAGCGTGTTGGTCTTGATCTTCCACTACGGGTTGTCGTTTGGGAAGACAGTGAAGGTTCTGTAATGCTGACATACCGGGAACCAGCGTTCGTCAGCGATGCGTGGGAACTTGATCCGGTTCCACCACAAATCGGCGGCATGACCAAGGCAATCGCGGCGATTACCGCTGAAGCGGCTGGTGAGTGA
- a CDS encoding DUF2842 domain-containing protein, translating into MSQPEPNSQPRPSARSLIGMFVLIFGLTLYAFGAAAIGDIIEPWPLAIEMIFYLIAGILWIFPAKKILEWMGKGHKKDGES; encoded by the coding sequence ATGTCACAGCCTGAACCAAATTCCCAGCCAAGACCATCAGCCCGCAGCCTGATTGGTATGTTTGTCCTGATTTTTGGTTTAACGCTATACGCGTTCGGCGCTGCCGCGATTGGCGATATTATCGAACCGTGGCCCTTGGCGATCGAAATGATCTTTTATCTGATCGCTGGCATATTATGGATTTTCCCTGCCAAAAAAATCCTTGAATGGATGGGTAAGGGTCACAAAAAAGACGGCGAATCTTAG